AGGCCACCATCCGGATCGAGGTGAAAGGTGAAATGGTCCACGCCGCTGCTCTGGGTGAGGGGCCGGTCAATGCACTGGATAATGCGCTCAGGAAGGCATTAAGAAGCTTTTATCCGTCTCTTTCGGACGTGATGCTTACCGATTACAAGGTCCGGGTGCTGGCCAGTGATCATGGAACCGGCGCCAGGGTGCGGGTGCTTATCGAGTCCAGTGATTCCGTGTCTCAATGGGGGACGGTTGGTGTTTCCCATGATATCATCGAAGCCAGTTGGCAGGCTCTGGTCGACAGCATCACCTATAAGTTGATGAAGGATCAGGTTTCGTAACCTCCATTGCATAATGGCTGAGAATGAAAGCATAAAAAACCGGCCAGAGGCCGGTTTTTTTTTATGGTGTCGAGATGGATAAAGCTGAGTTGAGCAGCTCGTCTGCTCATACGAAACTTATACCCGAAGGGTGTAAGAGCGTGAATGATCGATGCCGCTTTCTAATTCTGGTTCTGTCGGCTCTGTTGATTGTGGTTGTTAAAATCCCCGGTGCCGGGGATGCAGCGCTGGTAAGCAATAACAAGTCTGTCTTTGCCGATTTTACTCCCATACGCCTTTCTAATGGCCAATTGGACAGGATGTTCTATGCAGTGGATTTTGCTGCCCGCGAAGTCGCCTCATCTCCCTGCATCAGTCCTCGGGCGGCGATTCTCGGGCTGGAGCCTTTTGACCTGAATCAGGCTGATCGGGATACGCTTTCTTTTATCAGGGGAATCGGACCCAAACTCGCGGCAAGGATCGTTGCCAGGCGCGAATGGGTCGGTGGTTTCAACTCTTATGCGGATCTTCTTGAAGTCAGGGGAGTCGGGTCGACAAAACTGAAGTTCCTGCAGGATGCAACGGTGATCTGCCGGTGACATTAAATGCGGCTGCGCAGCGAGGAATTTCTCCGGACTGGCAGATAAGCCTGTCGGTCTGCTATTTCAACTCCGGCTCAGGAAATAAAGTCGCAGGGTTTCCGAAGCGGTTTTAACCCTAAACTCCTCGATTTTTGTGACAGCTCAATATTTCTGGTAAGGAGGCATGTTGGTTCTTTTTGCCATCTCCCGGACAATGTCGAAATCTTCATTGCGAATCTCCACATAACCGTCGACCAGAGCCCTTTCCAGGACACGGATGACCTGCCCGTCAATTTCCACGGTATCTTGCGGTTTTATGGAGAGGACGGCGTCCTTGAATCTTTTCGCCAGCTTTTCATCAATCTTCTGGGTTACCCCGAAGTTGCAGTATGGAATCGGCTCACTGCGGCCGATGATCTGGAAGTCTTCAGTGTCGATTCGGTTATCTTCGGCCATGATCTCAAGATCGTCAAGGGGGATCGAGCCCGCGTCAAATTTGCCGAACATCACTCCGTAGATGACTTTCTCATGTTTGAAAGATCCACCGGGGATTGTATAGAACGCAAGGTCCTGTTCCGGGTCAATGCCGTTTTTCTGCATCAGATCAACCTGGCTCATGAATCCGGTCGGCGCAAGCATCGGCCCGAAGATCATGGTTTTTCCCTTAAGGTCGGCAATAGTATTGACTCCACTGTCCTTGCGGGACAGGACAATCCCCTGAGAGCGGAAACCGAGCGAGCCCTTCTTTTCCGCAGCAAGGACCTCAACGCCGTGAAAACGGTTCAGGATGATGTAGAGCAGGGAATTGGTGTGGACGAAATCAAGCTTGTCAACCTCTCGCGTGAAATTAATGGTATCAATGGCATGGGTCTCAAATTTTACTCCGAGGAGATCGCCGAGATGTTTCGAAAATGGGATAAACCGGTCCAGGGTTTCCTTTTCGCTGTTGCAGATCATGTACCCGATTTTGTAGACGGGCAGATCTTTGTCCCCGGATTTTTCGGTCGGGGTGCAGGATGACAAAAGGAAGGCCACCGCGATCACGGTGAAAATTTTTCTGGTCATATTCCTGTGCTCTCTATTGGTTTGCGGCTGGCATGTCCTGACCGGCCTCGATTGATTTTATCGCCTCATCAAGCTGCTGGCGGTCGTGATCATCTGCGTTGCCGCCAACCTTCTTCAGACCGGTACGATACATTGCCAGGGCTTCTTCAGGTCGGCCATCTGCAAGGAGGGCCTTGCCGTAATGGAGAAAAAGGATTCCACGATCCGGGGCAGCTGCGACAGCTTTTTGAGCATATTCAAGGGCTTCACTCACTTTCTGCTGTTTGAGCTTGAGGAGCGTGAATCCTTCGAGGATTCTGGAATCACCGGGAGCTATGGCTGTCGCACGTTGCAGCTCCTGCTCGGCCTCGTCCAGTTTGCTCTGTCGGATCAGGACCAGTGCCAGTTTGGTTCTGGTGTCGAAATCACGAGGTTTGAACTCAAGGAGTATCTTGTATTCAACTTCCGCGACACTGTCAGGCATATGCCCTTTTTCCACATGGGCGCAGGCTTCTCCCGTATATAGAAAAAGAGCGGTAAAAAGAATCGCCGCGCTGCGGATTGTTGTTGTCCCGGTCATCAAGGTGAAGGGTCCTAAATGAACTTTCTGGCTTTGAGAAAGTCTTTGGCCACGTTTTTCGGCTTTTCTCCGGAGCTGACCTTGTCGGTGATCTCGGCAAAGGTCTGGTCGTTGATCGCGCCGCTCAGTTTATTGAGAATTCTTGGCAGGAGAGGGAAATTTGTCAGCACATCCCGCCGGATGATCGGCGCGTTTACCGCCGGTGAATTCTCACTTTTGGTATTTCTGAAGCCGAATGGGTTCAGCCAGATGATGTCCATCTCTTTTTCATAAAGATTCTTGGCGCTGGCATACTCCTGATCAAGATCCGGTAACCGTTCCCGGTTCATGATCTTCATCGCGTCAGCGGTATCCTCAACGATGATATCGACTCTCTCATTTTCATCGTGGGCTTTTAGCGCCTTGTAGAGCCCGTCAAGATTGTCGAAGTACCGGACCTTTACGTTGGTCCCGGTCCTTTCATTGATGAGAGTGACAAGCATTTCCGCCATCACTTTGTCGGCATTGTTTTCCAGCGCACCGATGTAAAGAATTCGGCCCACACAGGCCTGGCTGGCACCGGAAAAAACAACAGTCAGGAGAATGGTCGCGATAATCGTTCTGATAAATCCGTGAAGCATTTTGTTACCTCTTT
This genomic stretch from Pseudomonadota bacterium harbors:
- a CDS encoding helix-hairpin-helix domain-containing protein: MNDRCRFLILVLSALLIVVVKIPGAGDAALVSNNKSVFADFTPIRLSNGQLDRMFYAVDFAAREVASSPCISPRAAILGLEPFDLNQADRDTLSFIRGIGPKLAARIVARREWVGGFNSYADLLEVRGVGSTKLKFLQDATVICR
- a CDS encoding phosphate/phosphite/phosphonate ABC transporter substrate-binding protein; translation: MTRKIFTVIAVAFLLSSCTPTEKSGDKDLPVYKIGYMICNSEKETLDRFIPFSKHLGDLLGVKFETHAIDTINFTREVDKLDFVHTNSLLYIILNRFHGVEVLAAEKKGSLGFRSQGIVLSRKDSGVNTIADLKGKTMIFGPMLAPTGFMSQVDLMQKNGIDPEQDLAFYTIPGGSFKHEKVIYGVMFGKFDAGSIPLDDLEIMAEDNRIDTEDFQIIGRSEPIPYCNFGVTQKIDEKLAKRFKDAVLSIKPQDTVEIDGQVIRVLERALVDGYVEIRNEDFDIVREMAKRTNMPPYQKY
- a CDS encoding tetratricopeptide repeat protein — its product is MTGTTTIRSAAILFTALFLYTGEACAHVEKGHMPDSVAEVEYKILLEFKPRDFDTRTKLALVLIRQSKLDEAEQELQRATAIAPGDSRILEGFTLLKLKQQKVSEALEYAQKAVAAAPDRGILFLHYGKALLADGRPEEALAMYRTGLKKVGGNADDHDRQQLDEAIKSIEAGQDMPAANQ